A section of the Paracoccaceae bacterium genome encodes:
- a CDS encoding aminotransferase: MSAEIFPKLEIPNTIAAGPGPGNTDPRVLSAFAGAGVADHMQGDVLRGMVECKHMLRQIWGTDNTHTFGVAGTGWSGLDMMFAAIRPGDTVVAFANGTFSGIDALTLRMKAATGEELAANSLNPDAASVAVVDVPNGTSVTGADVDAALAEHKPKWAFMAHWETGSGRINDIRGFSDACERHGVMGLVDAVSSLGVEDFRIDDLPGVAAWASCPQKGICCLPLTYAPVSFTDAYIEELQASGTRSFVHHPILEARHWGIIDGQNVEKGTYHRTHSPYAVSAFHEALRITLEQTIPQRAADYAFHEKVLREAVVAMGCKVTSNMTSLVVLNLPDDLAGQEMALVQTCRAAGFGIWPTLSAPVQIRIGILNLLTPAAITDIVTRFADAIRAQGGTVDQDAVDTVLNHHYAAAIAAIAAE; encoded by the coding sequence ATGTCGGCTGAAATCTTTCCAAAGCTGGAAATCCCCAACACGATCGCCGCCGGCCCCGGCCCCGGAAACACGGATCCGCGCGTCCTGTCTGCCTTTGCAGGCGCGGGCGTTGCCGACCACATGCAGGGCGACGTTCTGCGCGGGATGGTCGAATGCAAGCATATGCTGCGTCAGATCTGGGGCACCGACAACACCCACACCTTCGGGGTTGCCGGAACCGGGTGGAGCGGTCTGGACATGATGTTCGCGGCAATCCGCCCCGGTGACACCGTGGTTGCATTCGCCAATGGCACGTTCTCGGGCATTGACGCCCTGACCCTGCGGATGAAGGCAGCGACGGGCGAAGAACTGGCCGCCAACAGCCTGAACCCCGATGCGGCCAGCGTCGCGGTGGTCGACGTGCCCAACGGCACCTCTGTCACGGGGGCTGACGTCGACGCGGCCCTTGCCGAACACAAACCGAAATGGGCGTTCATGGCCCATTGGGAAACCGGATCAGGCCGGATCAACGACATCAGGGGCTTTTCAGACGCCTGCGAGCGCCACGGCGTCATGGGTCTGGTCGACGCCGTATCCTCGCTGGGGGTGGAGGATTTCCGCATCGACGATCTGCCCGGCGTCGCAGCCTGGGCATCCTGTCCGCAAAAGGGCATCTGCTGCCTGCCGCTGACATATGCGCCGGTCAGTTTCACCGACGCCTATATCGAGGAACTGCAAGCCTCTGGCACCCGCAGCTTTGTGCACCACCCAATATTGGAAGCTCGTCACTGGGGCATTATTGATGGCCAGAATGTGGAAAAGGGCACTTATCACCGGACGCACTCCCCCTATGCCGTTTCAGCCTTTCACGAAGCCTTGCGGATCACGCTGGAACAGACGATCCCGCAACGTGCCGCTGACTACGCGTTCCACGAAAAGGTTCTGCGCGAAGCGGTGGTTGCCATGGGCTGCAAGGTCACCTCGAACATGACCAGTCTGGTGGTGCTGAACCTGCCGGACGATCTGGCCGGGCAAGAGATGGCGCTGGTACAAACCTGCCGCGCCGCTGGCTTTGGTATCTGGCCGACACTGTCCGCCCCGGTTCAGATCCGCATCGGCATCCTGAATCTTCTGACGCCTGCCGCGATAACCGACATCGTCACGCGCTTTGCCGATGCGATCCGCGCGCAGGGCGGAACCGTCGATCAGGATGCAGTCGACACGGTTCTGAACCACCATTACGCCGCAGCAATCGCAGCAATCGCAGCAGAATAG